Proteins encoded together in one Chryseobacterium sp. G0201 window:
- the ccoG gene encoding cytochrome c oxidase accessory protein CcoG → MKDHNISDFKGGEGQVLEPETYRDSIGTMEQSGKRKWVFPKKPKGRYTNYRNLVAFCLLLFYFALPFITINGNPSLQFDVFNRQIFIAGQPFYPQDFFILTLGAIVSLICIIIFTIAFGRIFCGWICPQTIFLENVFRKIEYAIEGDRNRQMKLDRQEWNAEKIGKRSLKWSIFILLSLIFTHFMFMYIVGYKEVFRIVQEGPFEHPTNFIVMILLSAAFYFVFAWFREQVCTLVCPYGRLQAVLIDKETINVFYDFNRGENRAKWRKGEDRRAAGKGDCIDCYQCVVVCPTGIDIRDGQQLECVNCTACIDACDEVMDKVGLPRGLIRYASEKEIETGKPVKFNARMKGFVILLVALQFLLGYLLYNRADMEAKFIKPAGSTFFVRDGKITNTYNFTFLNKTNDKKVVSIRILEPANGEITFSASSKIIVERDKIGKGTINISFPEKQITLSKQNLKLGVYDQEGNLLDTYETYFEGPFKIQF, encoded by the coding sequence ATGAAAGATCATAATATATCAGATTTTAAAGGCGGCGAGGGACAGGTATTAGAGCCGGAAACTTACAGGGATTCCATTGGTACAATGGAACAATCCGGTAAAAGAAAGTGGGTATTTCCCAAAAAGCCTAAAGGCAGATATACCAATTACAGGAATTTAGTAGCCTTTTGTTTACTGCTATTTTATTTTGCACTCCCATTTATCACGATAAATGGTAACCCCTCATTACAATTTGATGTTTTTAACCGTCAGATTTTTATTGCCGGTCAGCCCTTTTACCCTCAAGATTTTTTCATACTCACTTTGGGAGCAATCGTATCATTAATATGCATTATTATATTTACAATTGCATTTGGGAGAATATTCTGTGGATGGATCTGTCCTCAGACGATCTTTCTGGAAAACGTTTTCAGAAAAATTGAATATGCTATAGAAGGTGATAGAAACAGACAGATGAAGCTTGACCGTCAGGAGTGGAATGCTGAAAAAATAGGGAAAAGAAGCTTGAAATGGTCCATCTTCATTTTACTTTCTTTGATTTTTACCCATTTTATGTTTATGTATATTGTGGGATATAAGGAGGTTTTCAGGATTGTTCAAGAGGGGCCTTTTGAACATCCGACCAATTTCATAGTTATGATTCTCCTATCGGCTGCATTTTATTTTGTTTTTGCATGGTTTAGGGAACAGGTATGCACATTGGTTTGCCCTTACGGAAGATTACAGGCAGTACTGATAGATAAAGAAACGATCAATGTTTTTTATGATTTTAACAGAGGGGAGAACAGAGCAAAATGGAGAAAGGGTGAAGACAGGAGAGCTGCGGGAAAAGGCGACTGTATTGATTGTTATCAATGTGTTGTGGTCTGCCCCACAGGGATTGATATCAGAGATGGTCAGCAGCTTGAATGTGTCAACTGTACAGCTTGCATTGATGCATGTGACGAAGTAATGGATAAGGTAGGATTACCAAGAGGACTAATACGATATGCTTCAGAAAAGGAAATAGAGACCGGTAAGCCTGTTAAATTTAATGCGCGAATGAAAGGTTTTGTTATTCTTTTAGTTGCTTTACAATTTTTATTGGGATATCTTCTTTACAACCGTGCCGATATGGAAGCCAAATTTATTAAACCCGCAGGCAGTACCTTTTTCGTGCGGGACGGAAAGATTACCAATACTTATAACTTTACTTTTCTAAATAAAACAAATGACAAAAAAGTAGTCAGTATTCGAATATTAGAACCAGCAAATGGTGAAATTACCTTCAGCGCTTCCAGTAAAATAATAGTCGAACGTGACAAAATTGGGAAAGGAACCATTAACATAAGCTTTCCTGAAAAACAGATAACACTGTCAAAACAAAATCTAAAACTTGGAGTTTATGATCAGGAAGGAAATCTCCTGGATACGTATGAAACCTATTTTGAAGGTCCATTTAAAATACAATTTTAA
- a CDS encoding FAD-dependent oxidoreductase, translating to MNRDGNNKSLWQYNIEQEALQTYTAYDFDTIIVGAGITGVTLAKELQNRGRNCLLIEKENPGFGTTGGTTAHINNFFDSSYDEIIKNFGENSAVLLANSAKETVRYIKHNIQQYHISCDFNECNYYLFSTDGKQSKKLDDILEAHHQVGIDTQQVYSIPFTLKFEKAIEIKGQAQFHPLRYINKLLKEYIKQGGAIVTGAQVTDLKNKDGIVTVTTNNQTIFTAKNLVWATHIPPGNNRFSVLLAPYRSYAVTLKLANPVKSMAQTADLYDPYHYARYHKSDNNYFLIVGGFDHKTGDENDTEKHFEDLMEYVDNNFKYKEVTAKWSSQYYQSADGLPYIGKIPGEDNIYISTGFTGNGMTFGSMSSLIIPDLMENKITELAKLLSPARIKPIASAGNILDEVVNASMHFVKDKFSADKITELNEISSGEGRIIKHDGNTYAAYRDGKNELHLLSPICPHTGCNVAWNPSEVSWDCPCHGSRFDIEGKLLNGPAMSDLKKIDNEIQ from the coding sequence ATGAACAGAGACGGTAATAATAAAAGCTTATGGCAGTATAACATAGAGCAAGAAGCGTTACAAACTTATACAGCATATGATTTTGACACCATCATTGTTGGTGCAGGAATAACAGGAGTGACTTTAGCAAAGGAACTTCAGAATAGAGGTCGTAATTGTCTTCTCATTGAAAAAGAAAATCCTGGATTTGGAACAACCGGTGGAACCACTGCACATATCAATAATTTTTTTGATTCATCTTACGACGAAATCATTAAAAATTTTGGGGAAAACTCAGCGGTATTACTGGCCAATTCCGCAAAAGAAACAGTGCGGTATATCAAACATAATATTCAGCAATACCATATCTCTTGTGACTTTAACGAATGTAATTATTATCTTTTCAGTACTGATGGAAAGCAATCAAAAAAATTGGATGATATCTTAGAAGCCCATCATCAAGTAGGAATAGATACTCAACAGGTTTACAGCATTCCATTTACCCTGAAATTTGAAAAAGCCATTGAAATTAAAGGTCAGGCACAATTTCACCCGCTCAGATATATCAATAAGTTACTCAAAGAATACATTAAACAAGGCGGAGCAATTGTCACAGGAGCACAAGTTACAGATTTAAAAAATAAAGACGGAATCGTTACGGTTACAACCAACAATCAAACAATATTCACGGCAAAAAATTTAGTTTGGGCTACCCATATTCCCCCAGGAAACAACCGTTTCAGTGTTCTTTTGGCTCCTTATAGAAGCTATGCGGTTACTCTGAAGCTTGCCAACCCTGTAAAATCCATGGCGCAGACTGCCGATCTTTATGATCCATATCACTATGCCCGCTATCATAAATCAGACAATAATTACTTCCTAATTGTGGGAGGTTTCGACCATAAAACCGGTGATGAAAATGATACCGAAAAACATTTTGAAGATCTCATGGAATATGTAGATAACAATTTTAAGTATAAAGAAGTTACGGCAAAATGGTCATCTCAATATTATCAGTCTGCAGATGGCTTACCCTATATTGGAAAAATACCGGGTGAAGACAATATTTATATTTCTACAGGTTTCACAGGTAATGGAATGACTTTCGGATCGATGAGCTCACTGATTATTCCCGATTTAATGGAGAATAAAATAACAGAGTTAGCCAAACTCCTGTCTCCGGCACGTATCAAGCCTATAGCTAGCGCAGGAAACATTCTCGATGAAGTGGTCAATGCTTCTATGCATTTTGTAAAAGATAAATTTTCGGCAGATAAAATTACTGAACTCAATGAGATAAGCAGTGGTGAGGGAAGAATAATCAAGCATGACGGCAATACGTATGCGGCCTATCGCGATGGTAAAAATGAATTACATCTTCTAAGCCCCATATGTCCCCATACGGGCTGTAATGTGGCATGGAATCCTTCAGAAGTTTCCTGGGACTGTCCGTGCCACGGATCACGTTTTGATATTGAAGGCAAATTGCTCAACGGACCTGCAATGTCGGATTTAAAAAAAATTGATAATGAAATTCAATAG
- a CDS encoding GlsB/YeaQ/YmgE family stress response membrane protein produces MGILAWILFGLIVGAIAKFLMPGNQGGGWITTSILGIVGALVGGFIAGVLGIGDDGNPWDLGTIGISVLGAIIVLIIYGAFTKKR; encoded by the coding sequence ATGGGAATTTTAGCATGGATCCTTTTTGGATTAATAGTAGGGGCAATCGCCAAGTTTTTAATGCCTGGAAATCAAGGCGGAGGATGGATTACAACCAGTATTCTTGGAATAGTGGGCGCATTGGTAGGAGGTTTTATTGCAGGGGTACTCGGAATTGGGGATGATGGAAATCCCTGGGATCTGGGAACTATAGGAATCTCTGTTCTAGGAGCCATTATTGTTCTGATCATTTATGGAGCCTTTACTAAAAAAAGATAA
- a CDS encoding transporter: MTDQSGKFKNWNHGKHSHTDWFSNLRPAKGTDLISNSGVKTDGIGDITFRIKQNVIGNDHGDFALAILPYVKLPTSKYDKESCLEGGLIVSMSYKLSENGNWVYRWKWIDSRIWINRKCILNSCKH, translated from the coding sequence ATTACTGATCAATCAGGCAAATTTAAAAATTGGAATCACGGGAAGCACAGCCATACAGATTGGTTTTCAAACCTACGGCCGGCAAAAGGAACAGACCTAATTTCAAATTCTGGAGTAAAAACTGACGGAATAGGTGATATAACATTCAGGATTAAACAGAATGTAATAGGAAACGACCATGGTGACTTTGCTCTGGCAATCCTTCCCTACGTCAAATTGCCTACTTCAAAATATGATAAAGAGAGCTGCCTGGAAGGTGGGCTAATTGTATCTATGTCCTATAAGTTATCTGAAAATGGAAATTGGGTCTACAGGTGGAAGTGGATAGATTCAAGGATCTGGATCAACCGGAAATGCATACTGAATTCCTGCAAACATTGA
- a CDS encoding YihY/virulence factor BrkB family protein: protein MKAINNFWEILKGTYKDWNARDLGTEAASLAYTAIFSIPGLLIIVIWLTGIFFGEEAVRGEITKLIGSMMGKDVGKSLEEMVVAGMVDKKNIVMKIIGIVTLVFGATSLFFQFQKSLNKLWDIVATPKKAWEKYLLDRANSLGMIIVIAFLMLITLLLSSFIGLANDWVIHRFGLETLVLVNIINIVVGFLVTLFLFAAMFKILPDVELQWKSVWVGAAVTAALFTLGKYILTFYFETFNPSSAFGTAGTVILLLLWINYTCQIIFFGAEFTKVYAKKMGHQLKPSKHAKWSPQIVSKEDSKNIVTAEKTPDKTVKDSTI from the coding sequence ATGAAAGCAATTAATAATTTTTGGGAAATACTTAAAGGGACATACAAGGACTGGAATGCACGGGATCTGGGAACCGAGGCTGCCAGCTTAGCCTATACCGCCATTTTTTCGATTCCTGGGCTCTTAATTATAGTTATATGGCTCACGGGTATATTCTTTGGTGAAGAAGCGGTACGGGGAGAAATCACTAAACTTATCGGGAGCATGATGGGGAAAGATGTTGGTAAGAGTCTTGAAGAAATGGTCGTAGCCGGCATGGTGGATAAAAAGAACATCGTTATGAAAATCATTGGAATCGTTACGCTTGTTTTTGGGGCAACTTCACTTTTCTTCCAATTTCAAAAATCCCTCAATAAGCTGTGGGATATCGTGGCAACTCCTAAAAAGGCTTGGGAAAAATATCTTCTCGACCGTGCGAATTCTCTGGGGATGATTATTGTCATTGCATTTCTTATGCTCATTACCTTGCTGCTGAGTTCTTTCATCGGTCTTGCTAACGATTGGGTTATCCACCGTTTCGGGTTGGAAACCCTGGTATTGGTGAATATTATTAATATTGTTGTAGGCTTTCTGGTTACACTGTTTCTTTTCGCAGCCATGTTCAAAATTCTGCCGGATGTTGAGTTACAATGGAAATCAGTGTGGGTTGGAGCTGCAGTAACTGCTGCACTGTTTACACTTGGAAAGTATATCCTCACTTTTTATTTTGAAACGTTCAATCCCAGTTCTGCGTTTGGTACTGCCGGGACTGTTATTTTGCTGTTGTTGTGGATTAATTACACCTGTCAGATTATTTTCTTTGGTGCAGAATTTACTAAGGTCTACGCTAAAAAAATGGGGCATCAACTTAAACCTTCAAAACATGCAAAATGGAGCCCGCAAATAGTATCTAAAGAAGACTCGAAAAACATAGTAACTGCTGAAAAAACTCCTGATAAAACGGTGAAAGATTCGACGATTTAG
- a CDS encoding PA2169 family four-helix-bundle protein codes for MENNKTISALNELLHITNDRIKGFESVEGKVWESYSDLKGEYDKMISQSKIMKNEIINLITERGGNPDEEASSLAGSLHRTWIDIKNSIPTSNSDKETLENVVFGEKHAIEAYDNALKSGDLCSESSKIIAEQLRQLRISYHQFNNIEHYKKKDE; via the coding sequence ATGGAAAATAATAAAACAATTTCAGCACTTAATGAATTACTTCATATTACCAATGACAGAATTAAAGGTTTTGAAAGCGTAGAAGGAAAAGTTTGGGAAAGCTATTCTGATCTAAAGGGTGAATATGATAAAATGATCTCTCAGTCAAAAATAATGAAGAATGAAATTATTAATCTCATTACTGAAAGAGGTGGAAATCCTGATGAGGAAGCATCATCATTGGCTGGTAGTCTACACCGGACCTGGATCGATATTAAAAATTCCATACCGACAAGTAATAGTGATAAAGAAACCTTGGAGAATGTAGTTTTTGGTGAAAAACATGCCATTGAAGCATACGATAATGCATTGAAAAGCGGTGATCTTTGCAGCGAAAGTTCAAAGATAATTGCGGAACAGTTGAGACAGCTGCGCATATCTTACCATCAGTTCAATAACATTGAACATTATAAAAAGAAAGATGAATAA
- a CDS encoding NAD(P)/FAD-dependent oxidoreductase produces MKKHIVIIGGGFAGINFIKTIAKSNDFIITLVDQNNYHFFPPLIYQVATAFIEPSHISYPFRKLFSDYINVQYHMGSFTSINTELQIIETDTGSITYDHAIFALGTETNFFGLDHVQKCALPMKTINEALYIKNHLLLNLEKASRNQDENKAERLQNIVIAGGGPTGVELAGMIAEMGAFVAEKEYPEIALNLSHLYLIDALPSLLAPMSDAAKKTAYDNLKRLGVNILLNVSVKDYVEGNVILSDGRKIKTETLIWTSGVIGREVLGIPETSIGKGRRLLVDEYNRVLGFNNVWALGDICLQLTDKNYPKGHPQLAQVAIQQAKLAAKNFIKFHNQQPLQSFMYKDKGSMAIISKYKAVVDLPKFSYTGFFAWLTWLFIHIIPLTGFRNRVRLALEWFRLFITNNPSIRMILQPGKNGQNNKN; encoded by the coding sequence ATGAAAAAACATATCGTCATCATAGGAGGAGGTTTTGCAGGTATTAATTTCATCAAAACTATTGCTAAATCTAATGATTTCATTATTACATTGGTTGACCAAAATAATTACCATTTCTTTCCTCCGTTAATTTATCAGGTAGCTACTGCATTTATTGAACCTTCACACATCAGCTATCCATTCAGAAAGTTATTCTCAGATTATATAAATGTTCAGTATCATATGGGAAGTTTTACATCCATTAATACAGAACTTCAGATCATTGAGACAGATACCGGCTCAATAACATATGATCATGCGATTTTTGCGCTGGGAACCGAAACTAATTTTTTTGGGCTAGATCATGTACAAAAGTGTGCGTTGCCTATGAAAACCATTAATGAAGCCTTATATATTAAGAATCACTTACTGCTAAACCTTGAAAAAGCTTCAAGAAATCAAGATGAGAATAAAGCAGAAAGGTTACAGAATATTGTGATTGCAGGGGGTGGACCTACCGGAGTTGAACTGGCAGGGATGATCGCTGAGATGGGTGCCTTTGTCGCAGAAAAGGAATATCCTGAAATTGCACTTAATCTCTCCCATCTTTATCTGATCGATGCGCTCCCTTCTTTGTTGGCTCCTATGAGCGATGCTGCAAAAAAAACCGCTTATGATAATTTAAAAAGACTCGGCGTTAATATTCTTCTGAACGTTTCGGTAAAAGATTACGTTGAGGGAAATGTTATACTATCAGACGGAAGAAAAATAAAAACAGAAACACTCATCTGGACTTCGGGGGTAATCGGTCGTGAAGTATTGGGTATTCCCGAAACGAGTATAGGTAAAGGAAGAAGATTATTGGTTGATGAATACAACAGAGTTTTAGGGTTTAATAATGTCTGGGCATTAGGAGATATCTGTTTGCAGTTAACGGATAAAAATTATCCTAAAGGACATCCTCAGCTTGCTCAGGTTGCTATTCAACAAGCAAAATTAGCCGCTAAAAATTTTATAAAATTCCATAATCAGCAACCTTTACAATCTTTTATGTATAAAGATAAAGGCAGCATGGCCATTATTTCAAAATACAAAGCCGTGGTTGATCTGCCTAAGTTCTCTTATACAGGTTTTTTTGCATGGCTTACCTGGCTTTTTATACATATCATTCCATTGACAGGCTTTAGAAACAGAGTAAGACTTGCCTTGGAATGGTTCAGATTATTTATCACCAATAATCCTTCTATAAGAATGATTTTGCAACCTGGCAAAAATGGTCAAAATAATAAAAATTAA